From Ramlibacter agri, a single genomic window includes:
- a CDS encoding 2OG-Fe dioxygenase family protein, producing the protein MLLSPAYNDPGQVRTLLRQQGYAVLSPAGVAAWSGCPLPELQRLFDSWNSLPPDNYLKDGGHYRRRRHSCYVAGEGRVDPVPHRAHWQPVEYNALHGGMQRWFEPVEPAVAESAGWQCLLRGLAATASELRGPRPWSIEAHQFRIDTEGGIGRPTPEGAHRDGVDLVAVFLVGRENIKGGETRVFQADGPNGQRFTLTEPWSLLLLDDERVIHETTPIQPAGGAGHRDTLVLTCRAGGFQGD; encoded by the coding sequence GTGCTACTCAGTCCCGCCTACAACGATCCCGGCCAGGTTCGCACGCTGCTGCGGCAGCAGGGCTATGCCGTGCTCTCGCCCGCCGGCGTCGCCGCCTGGAGCGGCTGCCCGCTGCCTGAACTCCAGCGCTTGTTCGATTCCTGGAACAGCCTGCCCCCCGACAACTACCTGAAGGACGGCGGCCACTACCGGCGCCGCCGCCATTCCTGCTACGTCGCCGGGGAAGGTCGTGTCGACCCGGTGCCGCATCGCGCGCACTGGCAGCCGGTGGAATACAACGCGCTGCATGGCGGCATGCAGCGCTGGTTCGAGCCGGTGGAACCGGCCGTGGCGGAGTCGGCCGGCTGGCAGTGCCTGCTGCGCGGCCTGGCGGCCACGGCGAGTGAACTGCGCGGGCCGCGGCCCTGGTCCATCGAGGCGCACCAGTTCCGCATCGACACCGAAGGCGGCATCGGCAGGCCGACGCCCGAAGGCGCGCACCGTGACGGCGTCGACCTGGTCGCCGTGTTCCTGGTGGGACGCGAGAACATCAAGGGCGGCGAGACGCGCGTGTTCCAGGCAGACGGCCCGAACGGCCAGCGCTTCACCTTGACCGAGCCCTGGAGCCTGCTGCTGCTGGACGACGAGCGCGTGATCCACGAGACCACGCCGATCCAGCCGGCCGGCGGGGCAGGGCACCGCGATACGCTGGTGCTGACCTGCCGCGCGGGCGGTTTCCAGGGCGACTGA
- a CDS encoding DMT family protein, with amino-acid sequence MFSSIPFTAQTILLLIASNVFMTMAWYGHLKYLHDSPWLTAALVSWGIALFEYLLQVPGNRIGAQQANMSFGQLKIMQEVITLAVFAPIAVYVLKQPLKLDFLWAALCMCGAAYFIFRNG; translated from the coding sequence ATGTTCTCTTCCATCCCCTTCACGGCGCAGACCATCCTGCTGCTCATCGCCTCCAACGTCTTCATGACCATGGCCTGGTACGGGCACCTGAAATACCTGCACGACTCGCCCTGGCTCACCGCTGCCCTGGTGAGCTGGGGCATCGCCCTGTTCGAGTACCTGCTGCAGGTGCCGGGCAACCGGATCGGCGCGCAGCAGGCGAACATGAGTTTCGGCCAGCTCAAGATCATGCAGGAAGTGATCACGCTGGCCGTGTTCGCGCCGATCGCGGTCTACGTGCTGAAGCAGCCGCTGAAACTGGACTTCCTGTGGGCGGCCCTGTGCATGTGCGGCGCCGCGTATTTCATATTCCGCAATGGCTGA
- a CDS encoding DUF47 domain-containing protein, with product MLFKKLLPKEGNFFEMFNQHAERIVEAAHAFSNLVANYADTNLREQYNREVDHAERSADKVTQEVNRLIHSTFITPIDREQIHTLINTMDDVADLIQDSAETMALYDVRHMTEEITRLTDVSVRCCERVKEAVALLSKLSDSDTAAAALKTCEEIDKLESDADRVMRSALSKLFREEPDVRELIKLKAIYELLERITDKCEDVANVVEGIVLENS from the coding sequence ATGCTCTTCAAGAAACTGCTGCCGAAGGAGGGTAACTTCTTCGAAATGTTCAACCAGCATGCGGAGCGCATCGTGGAAGCCGCCCATGCGTTCTCGAACCTTGTGGCGAACTACGCCGACACGAACCTGCGCGAGCAGTACAACCGCGAGGTCGACCACGCCGAGCGCTCCGCCGACAAGGTGACGCAGGAAGTCAACCGCCTGATCCACTCCACCTTCATCACGCCGATCGACCGCGAGCAGATCCACACGCTGATCAACACGATGGACGACGTGGCCGACCTGATCCAGGATTCGGCCGAGACCATGGCGCTGTATGACGTGCGCCACATGACCGAGGAAATCACCCGCCTCACGGACGTCAGCGTCCGCTGCTGCGAGCGTGTGAAGGAAGCCGTGGCGCTCCTGAGCAAGCTGTCCGACAGCGACACCGCCGCGGCGGCGCTGAAGACCTGCGAGGAGATCGACAAGCTCGAATCGGACGCCGACCGCGTCATGCGCTCCGCCCTCAGCAAGCTGTTCCGCGAGGAGCCGGACGTGCGCGAGCTGATCAAGCTGAAGGCCATCTACGAGCTGCTGGAACGCATCACGGACAAGTGCGAAGACGTCGCCAACGTCGTCGAGGGCATCGTCCTCGAGAATTCCTGA
- a CDS encoding inorganic phosphate transporter, translating into MAVTQASLWFVVLLVVVALLFDFMNGFHDAANSIATVVSTGVLKPGQAVVFAAFFNVMAIFVFHLSVAATVGKGIVDTGVVDVHVVFGALAGAIAWNFITWWYGIPSSSSHALIGGIAGAVIVKAGAGALVAEGIWKTVIFIFVSPVLGFILGSLMMVVVSNIFRASRPSKVDKWFRRLQLVSAGAYSLGHGGNDSQKTIGMIWMLLIATGYVAAGDTAPPIWVIAACYTAMGLGTMFGGWRIVKTMGQKITKLKPVGGFCAETGGALTLFLATGLGIPVSTTHTITGAIVGVGSTHRMSAVRWGVAGNIVWAWIFTIPASAFVAAIAYWVSLKIF; encoded by the coding sequence ATGGCCGTGACCCAAGCCAGTCTCTGGTTCGTCGTGCTGCTCGTGGTGGTGGCGCTGCTGTTCGACTTCATGAACGGTTTCCACGACGCCGCCAATTCCATCGCCACCGTCGTCTCCACCGGAGTGCTGAAGCCGGGGCAGGCGGTGGTGTTCGCCGCCTTCTTCAACGTGATGGCGATCTTCGTGTTTCACCTGAGCGTGGCGGCCACCGTCGGCAAGGGCATCGTCGACACGGGGGTGGTCGACGTGCACGTGGTGTTCGGGGCGCTGGCGGGAGCCATCGCCTGGAACTTCATCACCTGGTGGTACGGCATCCCCAGCAGCTCCTCGCACGCGCTGATCGGCGGCATCGCCGGTGCCGTGATCGTCAAGGCGGGCGCCGGCGCGCTGGTGGCCGAGGGCATCTGGAAGACGGTGATCTTCATCTTCGTCTCGCCGGTGCTGGGCTTCATCCTCGGCTCGCTGATGATGGTGGTGGTGTCCAACATCTTCCGGGCCAGCCGCCCGTCCAAGGTGGACAAGTGGTTCCGCCGGCTGCAGCTGGTTTCGGCCGGCGCCTACAGCCTGGGCCACGGCGGCAACGACTCGCAGAAGACCATCGGCATGATCTGGATGCTGCTGATCGCCACCGGCTACGTGGCCGCCGGCGACACGGCGCCGCCTATCTGGGTGATCGCCGCCTGCTACACCGCCATGGGCCTGGGCACCATGTTCGGCGGCTGGCGCATCGTCAAGACCATGGGCCAGAAGATCACCAAGCTGAAGCCGGTGGGCGGCTTCTGCGCCGAGACCGGTGGCGCGCTGACGCTGTTCCTGGCCACCGGGCTGGGCATCCCGGTGTCGACCACGCACACCATCACCGGCGCCATCGTCGGCGTCGGCTCCACGCACCGCATGAGCGCGGTGCGCTGGGGCGTGGCCGGCAACATCGTCTGGGCCTGGATCTTCACGATCCCGGCCAGCGCTTTCGTCGCGGCCATCGCCTACTGGGTGAGCCTGAAGATTTTCTGA
- a CDS encoding SdiA-regulated domain-containing protein has protein sequence MRPSRPHSFLLCVILAASLAACGGGDDGGGGSDGTGGGTVGGSGTNPADSKLPVLAFTDPQSTYDLNNYTQVGSFALQYATSGTNLLNAEASGVAYDKDTDSLFVVGDGGTAVVQVARSDGHVIDSMTLNAGDFVDTEGITYTGGGKFVLVEERLRQVSQFTYVAGGTLRRADVQAVKLGTTVGNVGIEGISFDARTGGYIAVRQSQPTSIFQAAINFAGGTAVASDGTPILATTDNPPVLFDAAKTGLSAFNDVFSVSNILASSAPDYDNVLIIGAPDGRIVKADRSGRVVSSLYMSATAQNEGVTMGADGTIYAVGEQAAGASLPGLTVFKPTTGKANVGVGSNLYLSFDQAVAAGAGNVVLSNGAGDTRTISVADTAQVTFNGSVMKIHPKFFLVPNTTYNITYPAGVVKTVAGGTTPAVSDATTFSFTTIGTADKTAPTLLATAPVDGATGIVGSHLALSFSEVVQAGTGNIVISNGTDVRNVSAADTTQVKFNGGRVSITLATALQDNSRYTVQLASGVITDLSGNAYAGTTQSFTTAAAGAPAPTVLISEVNSNADGGQDFFELHNYGPTAIDLTGWKWGDNHADVNDANNSAGFVAGTMLAPGEHLVVVPGVPGTDEATFRATWGLAGTVPVVAMLNANNDPANPIGLGKGDAVIVYDANGKVVASMNYGATINATQGDGTLVAVPTAKGADATLVAASNHAGAVFAGGNAKASAVWDTVSTSTPNYVLAVVGVNGGKSEPSKAVSIGSPGQ, from the coding sequence ATGCGCCCTTCCCGCCCTCACTCCTTCCTGCTTTGCGTGATCCTGGCTGCCAGCCTCGCCGCCTGTGGCGGCGGCGACGATGGCGGGGGCGGCAGTGACGGCACCGGCGGCGGCACCGTCGGCGGTAGCGGCACCAACCCGGCGGACAGCAAGCTGCCCGTGCTGGCATTCACCGATCCGCAAAGCACCTACGACCTGAACAACTACACGCAGGTCGGCAGCTTCGCGCTGCAATACGCCACCAGCGGCACCAACCTGCTGAACGCCGAAGCCTCCGGCGTGGCGTACGACAAGGACACCGATTCGCTGTTCGTCGTCGGCGACGGCGGCACGGCGGTCGTCCAGGTCGCCAGGAGCGACGGCCATGTCATCGACTCGATGACGCTCAATGCCGGCGACTTCGTCGACACCGAAGGCATCACCTACACCGGCGGCGGCAAGTTCGTGCTGGTCGAAGAGCGCCTGCGCCAGGTGAGCCAGTTCACCTATGTTGCCGGCGGCACGCTGCGCCGGGCCGACGTGCAGGCCGTCAAGCTGGGCACGACGGTCGGCAACGTCGGCATCGAAGGCATTTCCTTCGACGCCAGGACGGGCGGCTACATCGCCGTGCGCCAGTCGCAGCCGACCAGCATCTTCCAGGCCGCGATCAATTTCGCGGGCGGCACGGCAGTGGCGTCGGACGGCACGCCCATCCTGGCGACGACGGACAACCCGCCCGTGCTGTTCGATGCGGCCAAGACCGGCCTGTCCGCGTTCAACGATGTTTTCTCGGTGTCGAACATCCTGGCGAGCAGCGCGCCCGACTACGACAACGTCCTCATCATCGGCGCGCCGGATGGGCGCATCGTCAAGGCGGATCGCAGCGGCCGCGTCGTCAGCAGCCTGTACATGAGCGCCACCGCCCAAAACGAGGGCGTGACCATGGGCGCGGACGGCACCATCTATGCAGTCGGCGAGCAGGCCGCGGGCGCGAGCCTGCCGGGCCTGACCGTCTTCAAGCCGACCACCGGCAAGGCCAACGTCGGCGTCGGCAGCAACCTGTACCTGAGCTTCGACCAGGCGGTGGCGGCTGGCGCGGGCAACGTCGTCCTCAGCAACGGCGCAGGCGACACGCGCACGATTTCCGTGGCCGACACCGCGCAGGTGACGTTCAACGGCAGCGTGATGAAGATCCATCCGAAGTTCTTCCTGGTGCCCAACACCACCTACAACATCACGTACCCGGCCGGCGTCGTGAAGACCGTCGCGGGCGGCACCACCCCTGCCGTGTCCGATGCGACGACCTTCTCGTTCACGACGATCGGCACCGCCGACAAGACCGCCCCGACCTTGCTGGCCACGGCCCCGGTCGATGGCGCCACCGGCATCGTCGGCAGCCACCTCGCGCTGTCCTTCAGCGAAGTGGTGCAGGCCGGCACGGGCAACATCGTCATCAGCAACGGCACCGATGTGCGCAATGTGTCGGCGGCCGATACGACGCAGGTCAAGTTCAACGGCGGCCGCGTGAGCATCACCCTGGCGACGGCCTTGCAGGACAACTCCCGCTACACGGTGCAACTGGCCAGCGGCGTGATCACCGACCTGTCCGGCAACGCCTATGCCGGCACGACGCAAAGCTTCACCACTGCCGCCGCCGGGGCGCCGGCGCCGACCGTGCTGATCTCGGAGGTGAACTCCAATGCCGACGGCGGCCAGGACTTCTTCGAGCTCCATAACTACGGCCCCACCGCGATCGACCTGACCGGCTGGAAGTGGGGCGACAACCATGCCGACGTCAACGACGCCAACAACAGCGCGGGCTTCGTGGCCGGCACGATGCTGGCGCCGGGCGAGCACCTGGTCGTCGTTCCGGGCGTGCCGGGCACCGACGAAGCCACCTTCCGCGCGACCTGGGGCCTGGCCGGCACGGTGCCGGTGGTCGCGATGCTGAACGCCAACAACGATCCCGCGAACCCGATCGGCCTGGGCAAGGGCGACGCCGTCATCGTCTACGACGCCAACGGCAAGGTCGTGGCTTCGATGAACTACGGCGCGACGATCAACGCCACGCAGGGGGACGGCACGCTGGTGGCGGTCCCGACGGCCAAGGGCGCCGATGCCACCCTCGTGGCCGCCAGCAACCACGCGGGCGCCGTCTTCGCCGGCGGCAACGCGAAGGCGTCGGCGGTGTGGGACACCGTTTCGACCTCCACGCCCAACTACGTCCTGGCCGTGGTCGGCGTCAACGGCGGCAAGTCCGAGCCGTCCAAGGCCGTGTCGATCGGCTCGCCGGGCCAGTAA
- a CDS encoding RluA family pseudouridine synthase, with protein MPQLCEGLVYVDEHLLVLDKPAGLLAVPGRGEDKQDCLSARAQALWPDARVVHRLDMATSGLFLMARGLHVQRLLSRAFEQREVEKQYLAVVHGQLGAVGSEGRIDLPLGADWPNRPLQKVDLEQGRPSSTRWRMLGQEADRTRVALEPLTGRTHQLRVHLQAIGHPILGDPLYAPPEVQALAARLLLHASALAFRHPASGERLALESAAPF; from the coding sequence ATGCCGCAATTATGCGAAGGCCTGGTCTATGTCGACGAGCATTTGCTGGTCCTGGACAAGCCCGCGGGCCTGCTGGCCGTGCCGGGCCGGGGCGAGGACAAGCAGGACTGCCTGTCCGCGCGCGCCCAGGCCCTCTGGCCCGACGCCCGGGTGGTGCACCGCCTGGACATGGCCACTTCCGGGCTGTTCCTGATGGCGCGCGGGCTGCACGTGCAACGGCTCCTGAGCCGCGCCTTCGAGCAGCGCGAGGTGGAAAAGCAGTACCTGGCCGTGGTGCACGGCCAGCTTGGAGCCGTCGGCAGCGAGGGGCGAATCGACCTGCCGCTGGGCGCCGACTGGCCGAACCGGCCCTTGCAGAAGGTCGATCTGGAACAGGGGCGCCCGAGCAGCACCCGTTGGCGCATGCTGGGGCAGGAGGCGGACCGCACCCGCGTGGCCCTGGAGCCACTCACCGGCCGCACCCACCAGCTGCGGGTGCACCTGCAGGCCATCGGCCATCCGATCCTGGGCGACCCGCTCTATGCGCCGCCGGAGGTGCAGGCGCTCGCTGCGCGCCTGCTGCTGCACGCCAGCGCCCTCGCCTTCCGGCATCCGGCCAGCGGCGAGCGGCTGGCGCTGGAGAGCGCGGCGCCGTTCTAG
- a CDS encoding SDR family NAD(P)-dependent oxidoreductase: MSTRHLTILTGASRGMGLAMAQQLLDAGHDLLCISRKPNEALAAQAKASGLHCEQWAQDLARADTAAANLAFWLQERAGEGYASATLINNAGLIPRIAPLGDIAAADLADALRVGLEAPMLLTGAFLRATAGWSAARKVLNISSGMGRNAMASQAAYCAAKAGMDHFTRCVALEEEQKRNGARVCSLAPGVIDTDMQVQLRSAEPRDFPNLANFQGMKDKGALATPKDAAARVLAYLARPDFGSKPVADVRD; the protein is encoded by the coding sequence ATGAGCACCCGACACCTCACCATCCTCACCGGCGCTTCCCGCGGCATGGGCCTGGCCATGGCGCAGCAACTGCTGGACGCCGGCCACGACCTGCTTTGCATCTCGCGCAAGCCCAACGAAGCCCTGGCGGCCCAGGCCAAGGCGTCGGGCCTGCACTGCGAGCAGTGGGCGCAGGACCTGGCGCGCGCCGACACGGCCGCGGCCAACCTCGCGTTCTGGCTGCAGGAGCGCGCGGGCGAAGGCTACGCGTCGGCCACCCTGATCAACAACGCCGGGCTGATCCCGCGCATCGCGCCGCTGGGCGACATCGCAGCGGCCGACCTGGCGGACGCGCTGCGGGTGGGCCTGGAAGCGCCCATGCTGCTCACGGGCGCCTTCCTGCGCGCCACGGCGGGCTGGTCCGCCGCGCGCAAGGTCCTCAACATTTCTTCGGGCATGGGCCGCAATGCCATGGCCTCGCAGGCCGCCTACTGCGCGGCGAAGGCCGGCATGGACCACTTCACCCGCTGCGTCGCGCTGGAGGAAGAACAGAAGCGCAACGGCGCGCGCGTCTGCTCACTGGCGCCCGGCGTGATCGACACCGACATGCAGGTGCAGCTGCGCAGCGCGGAGCCGCGCGACTTCCCCAATCTCGCCAACTTCCAGGGCATGAAGGACAAGGGCGCGCTCGCCACGCCCAAGGACGCGGCGGCACGCGTGCTGGCTTACCTGGCGCGCCCCGACTTCGGCAGCAAGCCGGTCGCCGACGTCCGCGACTGA
- a CDS encoding NINE protein: MKSKTFAAWLAFLGGPVGLHRFYLHGWRDWLGWLLPLPTLAGAYGVLRMWSLGQDDGLSWVLIPILGFTVAGCCLTAIVYGLKKPEEWNARFNPQAAPDAAAGRTNWATIWAVVLALMIGAIVLMASIAISFQGYFQNQVEEGRKISE, from the coding sequence ATGAAAAGCAAGACCTTCGCGGCCTGGCTGGCCTTCCTGGGCGGCCCGGTGGGGCTGCATCGTTTCTACCTGCACGGCTGGCGCGACTGGCTCGGCTGGCTGCTGCCCCTGCCGACGCTGGCCGGCGCCTACGGCGTGCTGCGCATGTGGTCGCTGGGCCAGGACGACGGCCTGAGCTGGGTGCTGATCCCGATCCTGGGCTTCACCGTGGCCGGCTGCTGCCTGACGGCCATCGTCTATGGCCTGAAGAAGCCGGAGGAGTGGAACGCGCGCTTCAACCCGCAGGCCGCGCCCGACGCAGCCGCGGGCCGCACGAACTGGGCGACGATCTGGGCGGTCGTGCTGGCGCTGATGATCGGCGCCATCGTCCTCATGGCCAGCATCGCCATCAGCTTCCAGGGCTACTTCCAGAACCAGGTGGAAGAAGGACGGAAGATCAGCGAGTAG
- a CDS encoding DUF427 domain-containing protein, whose product MKAMWKGKVIAESDDTVVVEGNHYFPAAALKREYVSFSNHHTTCPWKGEASYYSLLVDGDLNQDAVWYYPDPKPEAQMVKDRVAFWKGVQVV is encoded by the coding sequence ATGAAGGCAATGTGGAAAGGCAAGGTCATCGCCGAGAGCGACGACACCGTCGTGGTGGAAGGCAACCACTACTTCCCCGCGGCTGCGCTGAAGCGCGAGTACGTGAGCTTCAGCAACCACCACACGACCTGCCCGTGGAAGGGCGAGGCCAGCTACTACTCGCTGCTGGTCGATGGCGACCTGAACCAGGACGCGGTCTGGTACTACCCCGACCCGAAGCCGGAGGCGCAGATGGTGAAGGACCGCGTCGCGTTCTGGAAAGGTGTGCAGGTCGTCTAG
- the egtD gene encoding L-histidine N(alpha)-methyltransferase: MLISSFVQRTGEAPVAPTLRRAADTAFGRDLAGALAHRPRTISPKYFYDATGSHLFDRICELPEYYPTRTELRILQQCVPEIARLAGPRAEIVEFGAGSLRKVRLLLQAFEAPARYLPIDISGEHLAEAAVLLRAEFPKLDVQPVVADYTQGLALPASTTGRRIGFFPGSTLGNFTPEEALAFLQGAAEVLRGGALLLGADLVKDPGVLHAAYNDAQGVTAAFNLNLLARANRELGASFDLDQFAHYAFYNAPQQRIEMHLVSRVRQAATVCGERFEFDEGESLHTENSYKFTIDGLRELARRAGFRPGPVWTDPERLFSVHWLHAP; encoded by the coding sequence ATGCTGATCTCCTCGTTCGTCCAACGCACCGGCGAAGCGCCGGTCGCGCCCACGCTGCGCCGCGCCGCCGACACGGCCTTCGGCCGCGACCTGGCGGGTGCGCTGGCGCACCGGCCCCGCACGATTTCGCCCAAGTACTTCTACGACGCGACCGGCTCGCACCTGTTCGACCGCATCTGCGAGTTGCCGGAGTACTACCCGACGCGCACCGAGTTGCGCATCCTGCAGCAGTGCGTGCCGGAGATCGCGCGGCTGGCCGGCCCGCGGGCGGAGATCGTGGAGTTCGGCGCCGGCTCGCTGCGCAAGGTGCGGCTGCTGCTGCAGGCCTTCGAGGCGCCGGCGCGCTACCTGCCCATCGACATCTCGGGCGAGCACCTGGCCGAGGCCGCCGTGCTGCTGCGCGCCGAATTCCCGAAGCTCGACGTGCAGCCGGTGGTGGCCGACTACACGCAGGGGCTGGCACTGCCCGCCTCGACGACGGGCCGGCGCATCGGTTTCTTCCCCGGTTCGACGCTGGGCAACTTCACGCCCGAAGAGGCGCTGGCCTTCCTGCAGGGCGCGGCCGAAGTGCTGCGCGGCGGCGCGCTGCTGCTGGGCGCGGACCTGGTGAAGGATCCGGGCGTATTGCACGCCGCCTACAACGACGCGCAGGGCGTGACGGCGGCCTTCAACCTGAACCTGCTGGCGCGCGCCAACCGCGAGCTCGGGGCCAGCTTCGACCTCGACCAGTTCGCGCACTACGCCTTCTACAACGCGCCGCAGCAACGCATCGAGATGCACCTGGTCAGCCGCGTGCGCCAGGCCGCCACGGTCTGCGGCGAGCGCTTCGAGTTCGACGAGGGCGAGAGCCTGCACACCGAGAACTCCTACAAGTTCACCATCGACGGCCTGCGCGAGCTGGCGCGCCGCGCCGGCTTCCGCCCGGGCCCGGTGTGGACCGATCCCGAACGCCTGTTCAGCGTGCACTGGCTGCACGCGCCCTGA
- a CDS encoding bacteriohemerythrin, which translates to MPALTWTEGLELGLSFMDDTHREFVDLLALCEASDDAALPALWNALVAHTVDHFGREDEWMKATGFSTGNCHSMQHKVVLQVLREGAVRAAAGDLAPVRQMVQELAVWFPHHAQTMDAALALHLRGVGYDIESGEVLAPDALPEKAIAGCGSMACS; encoded by the coding sequence ATGCCCGCACTGACCTGGACCGAAGGCCTGGAACTCGGCCTGTCCTTCATGGACGACACCCACCGCGAATTCGTGGACCTGCTGGCGCTCTGCGAAGCCAGCGACGACGCCGCCCTGCCCGCGTTGTGGAACGCGCTGGTCGCCCACACCGTGGACCATTTCGGCCGCGAGGACGAGTGGATGAAGGCCACCGGCTTTTCCACCGGCAACTGCCACAGCATGCAGCACAAGGTGGTGCTGCAGGTGCTGCGCGAAGGCGCGGTGCGCGCCGCGGCGGGTGACCTGGCGCCGGTGCGCCAGATGGTGCAGGAGCTCGCCGTCTGGTTCCCGCACCATGCGCAGACCATGGATGCGGCGCTGGCGCTGCACCTGCGCGGCGTCGGCTACGACATCGAAAGCGGCGAGGTGCTGGCGCCGGATGCGCTGCCCGAGAAGGCCATCGCCGGTTGCGGCAGCATGGCCTGCAGCTAG
- the egtB gene encoding ergothioneine biosynthesis protein EgtB → MSLNPSTAAAAAACDPARRPLADRYAAVRERSMALAAPLSPEDQCIQSMPDASPTKWHLAHTSWFFEAVVLQPHAAGYRPFDERFFFLFNSYYESLGPRHPRPQRGLLTRPGLDEVHRYRAHVDAAIAQLIERAGAELWATLQPLMELGLQHEQQHQELILTDILHALSCNPLLPAAQPQAAAPLHLAESVPALGWLELAEGAVEIGHAGADFAFDNETPRHRVWLQPCRIADRLVTCGEYAEFIADGGYRQPGLWLSDGWAQVQAQGWQHPVYWLAPDDPRAPAPHWQVYGLHGVRPLDPAAPVAQLSFYEAAAYAQWAGARLPTEAEWEAASALPGMRQATGHVWQWTRSSYDPYPGFQPWSGAVAEYNGKFMVGQLVLRGGSVATPPGHARATYRNFFPPAARWQFTGLRLARDAAC, encoded by the coding sequence ATGTCCTTGAACCCCTCCACCGCTGCGGCGGCAGCGGCCTGCGACCCTGCACGCCGGCCGCTGGCAGATCGCTACGCCGCCGTCCGCGAGCGCAGCATGGCCCTGGCCGCGCCGCTGTCCCCCGAGGACCAGTGCATCCAGTCCATGCCGGATGCCAGCCCGACCAAGTGGCACCTGGCGCACACCAGCTGGTTCTTCGAAGCCGTGGTGCTGCAGCCGCACGCGGCCGGCTACCGGCCCTTCGACGAGCGCTTCTTCTTCCTCTTCAACTCCTACTACGAGTCGCTGGGCCCGCGCCATCCGCGGCCGCAGCGCGGGCTGCTGACGCGCCCCGGGCTGGACGAGGTGCATCGCTATCGCGCGCACGTCGATGCCGCGATCGCGCAACTGATCGAACGCGCCGGCGCTGAACTCTGGGCTACGCTGCAGCCTTTGATGGAGCTCGGCCTGCAGCACGAGCAGCAGCACCAGGAGCTGATCCTCACCGACATCCTGCACGCGCTGTCCTGCAACCCGCTGTTGCCGGCCGCGCAGCCGCAAGCCGCGGCGCCGCTGCATCTTGCCGAGAGCGTGCCGGCGCTGGGCTGGCTGGAGCTGGCCGAGGGCGCGGTGGAGATCGGGCATGCGGGCGCGGACTTCGCCTTCGACAACGAGACGCCGCGCCATCGCGTGTGGCTGCAGCCCTGCCGCATCGCCGACCGCCTGGTGACTTGCGGCGAGTACGCGGAGTTCATCGCCGATGGCGGTTACCGGCAGCCGGGCCTGTGGCTGTCCGATGGCTGGGCGCAGGTGCAGGCGCAGGGCTGGCAGCACCCGGTCTACTGGCTCGCGCCGGACGACCCGCGCGCGCCGGCGCCGCACTGGCAGGTGTACGGCCTGCATGGCGTGCGGCCGCTCGACCCGGCCGCGCCGGTGGCGCAACTGAGCTTCTACGAGGCCGCCGCCTATGCGCAATGGGCCGGCGCCCGCCTGCCCACCGAAGCCGAGTGGGAAGCGGCCAGCGCGCTGCCCGGCATGCGCCAGGCGACCGGCCACGTGTGGCAGTGGACGCGCTCTTCCTACGACCCGTACCCGGGCTTCCAGCCCTGGAGCGGCGCCGTCGCCGAATACAACGGCAAGTTCATGGTGGGCCAGCTCGTGCTGCGCGGTGGCAGCGTGGCGACGCCGCCGGGCCATGCCCGCGCGACCTACCGCAATTTCTTCCCGCCGGCCGCGCGCTGGCAATTCACGGGCCTGCGCCTGGCCAGGGACGCTGCATGCTGA